A genomic segment from Hypanus sabinus isolate sHypSab1 chromosome 8, sHypSab1.hap1, whole genome shotgun sequence encodes:
- the mars2 gene encoding methionine--tRNA ligase, mitochondrial gives MWGLVSSCFSRQLTSQGTSRLQPVLRSGEVIRCRLVPRSACQGRARSGPAAEPSPLLITTPIFYVNAFPHIGHLYSAVLADALYRFKVLSGTAAKFTTGTDEHGLKIQQAADAAAKNPLDFCTSVSEEFKKLFTKSLVSYTDYIRTTEERHKTAVQHFWRALHEKGYLYQATYEGWYSTPDETFFSDSQVLERKDAHGIVIKVSLESGHKVEWTKEENYMFKLSEFKPKLLKWLKKNPQVILPEKFYHLVLHWLEEDVPDISVSRQRSRLKWGIPVPRDPTQTIYVWLDALVNYLTVAGYPEVQNLPAMHHVIGKDILKFHAVYWPAFLMAAGLPLPKQIYVHSHWTVNGKKMSKSLGNVVDPTERFSVYTVDGFRYFLLRQGVPDADCDYYDDKVVKILNAELADALGGLLNRCTSKSMNPDQIYSTFSNHCFPERHPEDYSPLMSRATAEDYKMIKLVEQLPLNVKVCFENLQIYKALEAINFCVRLTNGFFHRHIPWKLDRKIAEERCWLETVLYVTFECLRVYGILLQPVIPAIADQLLSRLAVGPHERDWGHLNFLARYHNNVCIFEGRKLGPDTGLLFSRLERMDKTPSKVQGSRKKINNVLK, from the exons ATGTGGGGCCTTGTGTCATCGTGTTTCTCCCGTCAGCTGACGTCTCAAGGGACTAGTCGGCTCCAGCCGGTGCTCCGGAGTGGGGAGGTTATTAGATGCCGCCTGGTTCCGCGCTCGGCATGCCAAGGCCGAGCCCGTTCCGGGCCGGCGGCTGAACCCAGTCCTCTCCTCATCACTACCCCCATTTTCTACGTGAATGCGTTCCCTCATATCGGGCATCTGTACTCTGCAGTGCTGGCGGACGCTTTGTATCGTTTCAAGGTCCTATCGGGGACAGCAGCAAAGTTTACAACAG GAACAGATGAGCACGGCCTGAAGATTCAACAAGCTGCAGATGCTGCAGCTAAGAACCCTTTGGATTTCTGTACAAGTGTATCTGAGGAGTTCAAGAAATTGTTCACTAAGTCCCTAGTTTCATATACAGATTATATTCGAACTACAGAGGAGCGTCACAAAACCGCTGTCCAACATTTTTGGCGTGCTTTGCATGAAAAAGGCTACCTTTACCAAGCAACGTATGAGGGATGGTACTCCACTCCAGATGAGACTTTCTTTTCTGATTCACAAGTTTTAGAAAGAAAAGATGCACATGGAATTGTTATTAAAGTATCTTTGGAAAGTGGTCACAAG GTAGAATGGACTAAAGAAGAAAATTACATGTTCAAGTTATCTGAATTTAAACCAAAGTTATTAAAATGGTTAAAGAAGAATCCACAAGTAATTCTGCCTGAAAAATTCTATCATCTTGTTCTCCATTGGCTAGAGGAAGACGTTCCAGATATATCAGTGTCACGTCAAAGAAGCCGTTTGAAGTGGGGCATTCCAGTTCCTAGAGATCCAACACAAACAATTTATGTATGGTTGGATGCTTTAGTTAATTACTTGACTGTAGCAGGTTATCCAGAGGTTCAAAATCTGCCTGCCATGCATCATGTTATTGGAAAAGATATTCTCAAATTTCATGCTGTTTATTGGCCTGCTTTCCTAATGGCAGCTGGTTTGCCGTTACCAAAACAAATCTATGTTCATTCTCATTGGACAGTCAATGGAAAGAAGATGTCTAAGAGCCTTGGAAATGTTGTTGATCCCACTGAAAGATTTTCGGTATACACTGTTGATGGCTTCAGATATTTTTTGCTGCGGCAAGGTGTGCCAGATGCAGACTGTGACTATTATGATGATAAGGTGGTGAAGATTCTAAATGCAGAGCTTGCAGATGCTTTAGGAGGCCTCCTTAACCGTTGTACAAGTAAAAGCATGAATCCTGATCAAATCTACTCAACATTTTCAAATCACTGTTTTCCTGAAAGGCATCCAGAAGACTACAGTCCCCTGATGAGCAGAGCAACAGCTGAAGATTACAAAATGATTAAGTTGGTTGAACAACTGCCTTTGAATGTTAAGGTCTGCTTTGAAAATCTACAAATTTATAAGGCCTTAGAAGCCATTAATTTTTGTGTCCGATTAACCAATGGCTTTTTCCATAGACACATACCCTGGAAGCTTGACCGTAAAATTGCTGAGGAGCGTTGCTGGCTGGAAACAGTACTTTATGTCACTTTCGAGTGTCTCCGTGTCTATGGGATTTTATTGCAGCCGGTGATTCCAGCAATTGCTGATCAGCTGCTTTCACGGCTAGCTGTTGGCCCGCATGAGCGAGACTGGGGTCATTTGAACTTCTTGGCCAGATACCATAACAATGTATGCATTTTTGAAGGAAGAAAATTGGGGCCTGATACAGGACTTCTGTTTAGCAGATTAGAGAGGATGGATAAAACACCAAGCAAAGTACAAGGCAGTCGGAAGAAGATAAACAACGTTCTGAAGTGA